From a region of the Rhinolophus sinicus isolate RSC01 linkage group LG04, ASM3656204v1, whole genome shotgun sequence genome:
- the LOC109446143 gene encoding LOW QUALITY PROTEIN: spermatogenesis-associated protein 31D1 (The sequence of the model RefSeq protein was modified relative to this genomic sequence to represent the inferred CDS: substituted 1 base at 1 genomic stop codon), which translates to MPGDVWEGTPGTLMLPPGYSNDRVHGKNGELNESPDPPYKNFVTLLELHEEALGEKPSHPRCQHQGRARRRRKGGTRKGKVLPIPPEYTYYQREEEEKKRLISILKSFVPPVSCSPLGQHYDTMRFRRMLCPDPFCEMCNHATAEINSLLFQEALEDATPSVSPLASTASVTESSFPLSPAFSALPPGHPIPAPLPEPSSSPPPILSTNAMTPLPNSPSLLSPGHSLPPKLFHPLESKFPAEHSQGQPPGTPSCGISRADLLLQLEAPLTLNTLFLDPSLYHHIDSLPDLSQKLIPTNSSAYDHEAAVRSTSPSPDSNFTVTRSEQPKSDNHLTSSTTMLESAADKQDSVVTLPFVNSKDKPTEVHVCQQPSHPEAWEASLLENHICLFWGFPSLHSESLSAVHVLGDYSSIFIFNRISNASTCQEYPILFHPLPPSLPEVQPQPFAQTLPQAHLLSPLPTLPSGPLPQSSRSGVHFHRPQNESDTITTSEMQHLEWHVLRKQQERLWGLPSVVQQSHDAFYSSAPHYAYCRPSQAQVSVSILLGDIPMLSNELRKTLDHHLRKRLIQHRWGLPRRIHESLSLLRPLSYCADTSESKSNYGLSWICAYKGQNSKNHLVCLSPPSSSSDSSTNEEDELKSEGDRPENGRKDDVSRDAESSSAKDPGYNSEEDPDSFMMGLSGGSPMVLRQRLRQGQVENVLKVHSGTKFEDINAGRLPVPVHRAWPAMKQIPTLSVNAHTETKRRSASPSVGGDCCLNTCQDLSFLECCAQQSLESHMKKFCLRMRYGLPSKVLESLEIAQLKDISLYSNLTSSMNLGSEVSSTSGSFMPLRGSATSLHGDDMTTAHSYSTSIPAHPLPATSYVGQEGQGTLSESPSDIQRGLTGDIQRMREAGQTLLPVTQSITDQESLKQTLLINTPSPKLPTMRPAARHERKDQSVITTDQSERPKGKEMENQSESVSVPVTRVLFRAKELKGLQSNTSDILTTSKPGISQGIPVNENKRETTVSPESPPAKMLFLQNAKLPDSREHLSGELQSEPENREGSQAEGPYSDMSIASDGLTYTAPRTHAQGVSRMDMGAPQVMHVCLEDRGVCVQQRQEPWLPEHILKCGRDKNFPQAKRRGSHQGPRSEALGGGDTGLETSRPGMKSVPPQEVALEEVLGSKSSQTLAQQGLSPLERLLRIKMKRFFRWICPGVKCEQENSQEKCSPLSSAGSRGPDKSTRAFTGAIKGPKVMTGMGKFLQEKLGRRHTTDMPCTQERLPSPVKLGQAQQKAQVRAQAGLIRRHPFNSRPPCCKVTKSCQQASGFAGQSSTRLRHIQDRDRQPHQKAGSLKEQLLYQKRFQSRPCRETMPHPSPGQSSTSLRQTRDKGRQPQKATAFKEQSSCEKNPXSMPHREAVPHPSHTYQHHGGQGHQAALTPAECMASEMGLYY; encoded by the exons ATACACGTATTaccagagggaagaagaggagaaaaagaggctGATTTCTATCCTGAAAAG CTTTGTACCTCCTGTCTCTTGCAGTCCACTGGGCCAGCATTATGATACCATGCGCTTTCGTCGAATGTTATGTCCAGACCCCTTTTGTGAAATGTGTAATCATGCAACTGCCGAGATCAATAGTCTACTATTCCAAGAGGCCCTGGAAGATGCCACACCCTCTGTGTCCCCTTTGGCTTCTACAGCTTCTGTGACTGAATCATCgttccctctgtcccctgccttCTCGGCACTACCTCCAGGACACCCAATACCAGCCCCTCTGCCTGAGCCTTCCTCATCGCCACCCCCAATTCTCTCCACTAATGCAATGACCCCCTTACCCAACTCTCCTTCACTTTTATCACCGGGTCACTCTTTGCCACCAAAGCTTTTTCATCCCTTGGAATCCAAATTCCCGGCAGAACATTCCCAAGGCCAACCTCCTGGCACCCCATCATGTGGCATTTCAAGAGCGGATCTTCTTCTCCAACTGGAGGCCCCTTTGACCCTGAATACCCTCTTTCTTGACCCTTCCCTTTACCACCATATCGACTCCTTACCAGATTTGTCCCAGAAATTGATCCCCACCAATTCATCTGCATACGACCACGAAGCAGCAGTGCGGTCCACCTCACCATCACCAGACTCCAATTTCACTGTGACTCGATCTGAACAACCTAAGTCAGACAACCACCTCACTTCTTCAACAACAATGTTAGAGTCAGCTGCTGATAAGCAGGACTCAGTCGTCACCCTCCCTTTCGTGAACAGCAAAGACAAACCAACGGAAGTGCATGTCTGTCAGCAGCCCTCACATCCTGAGGCCTGGGAGGCTTCCTTGCTGGAAAATCATATCTGTCTTTTCTGGGGTTTCCCATCTTTGCACAGCGAGTCCTTGTCCGCTGTCCATGTCCTGGGTGACTATTCCTCTATCTTTATTTTCAACAGAATATCAAATGCCTCCACATGCCAAGAATACCCGATACTTTTCCATCCCCTACCTCCGTCCTTGCCTGAGGTCCAGCCTCAGCCTTTTGCTCAAaccctgccccaggcccaccTTCTGTCCCCACTCCCAACCCTACCCTCTGGTCCTCTGCCCCAGAGTAGCAGGTCTGGAGTGCATTTCCATCGACCCCAAAATGAATCAGACACGATCACCACATCTGAAATGCAGCATCTCGAGTGGCATGTGTTGCGGAAGCAACAGGAACGCTTGTGGGGTCTACCCTCTGTGGTCCAACAATCTCACGATGCCTTTTATTCTTCAGCTCCCCACTATGCTTACTGCCGGCCCTCCCAGGCCCAGGTTTCAGTCTCCATCCTTCTTGGAGACATTCCAATGCTCAGCAATGAGCTTCGCAAAACTCTAGACCATCACCTGCGAAAGAGGCTCATCCAACACCGGTGGGGCCTGCCCCGCAGAATCCATGAGTCTCTCTCCCTGTTGAGGCCTTTGAGCTATTGTGCAGACACATCTGAGTCAAAGAGCAATTACGGACTGTCCTGGATCTGTGCATACAAAGGACAGAATAGCAAAAATCACCTTGTTTGCCTGAGCCCACCCAGCAGCTCCTCTGACAGCAGCACAAACGAGGAAGATGAACTGAAAAGTGAGGGAGACCGCCCAGAGAATGGCCGAAAAGATGATGTATCAAGAGACGCAGAGAGCTCTTCAGCTAAAGATCCGGGGTATAACTCCGAGGAAGACCCAGACAGTTTTATGATGGGTCTGTCGGGAGGAAGTCCAATGGTGTTAAGGCAGCGTCTACGCCAGGGACAAGTGGAAAATGTCCTGAAAGTACATTCGGGCACCAAGTTCGAGGACATTAATGCGGGTCGGCTGCCTGTGCCTGTGCACCGTGCATGGCCTGCTATGAAGCAGATCCCGACTCTGTCTGTGAATGCCCACACTGAAACAAAACGGAGAAGTGCATCACCATCAGTGGGTGGGGACTGCTGCCTGAACACCTGCCAGGATCTCTCCTTCCTTGAGTGCTGTGCGCAACAGTCGCTGGAGAGCCACATGAAAAAATTTTGTCTGAGGATGCGGTATGGCCTTCCCTCCAAGGTCCTTGAATCCTTAGAGATCGCTCAATTGAAAGATATCTCACTGTATTCCAACCTTACTTCCTCAATGAACCTGGGTTCTGAGGTGAGCTCCACATCTGGGAGCTTCATGCCCCTCAGAGGAAGTGCTACATCTCTCCATGGAGATGACATGACAACAGCACACTCATACTCAACCTCCATTCCAGCTCATCCTCTCCCTGCAACCTCGTACGTGGGCCAGGAAGGACAGGGGACTCTGAGTGAGTCACCCTCTGATATCCAGCGTGGCCTTACAGGGGACATCCAGAGAATGAGGGAGGCCGGACAGACTCTTCTGCCTGTCACACAAAGCATCACTGACCAAGAAAGTCTGAAACAGACTCTACTAATCAACACACCCTCCCCAAAGCTGCCCACAATGCGACCTGCGGCCAGACACGAACGCAAGGATCAGAGTGTAATAACCACTGATCAATCAGAAAGGCCAAAGGGCAAAGAGATGGAGAACCAATCAGAATCTGTTTCCGTGCCTGTGACCAGGGTGCTGTTCAGGGCTAAGGAGCTCAAGGGACTTCAATCAAATACTAGTGACATCCTGACAACTAGCAAGCCGGGAATCTCCCAGGGGATCCCTGTGaatgagaataaaagagaaactaCTGTGAGCCCTGAAAGTCCCCCAGCAAAAATGCTATTTCTCCAAAATGCTAAATTACCAGACTCTAGGGAGCATCTCTCTGGTGAGTTACAATCTGAACCAGAGAACAGGGAGGGTAGCCAGGCCGAAGGCCCATACAGTGACATGTCCATTGCCTCAGATGGGTTGACTTACACCGCCCCCCGGACTCACGCTCAGGGTGTCTCCAGGATGGACATGGGAGCTCCCCAGGTAATGCACGTGTGTTTGGAGGACCGAGGAGTCTGTGTGCAGCAGCGGCAGGAGCCTTGGCTCCCTGAGCACATCTTAAAGTGCGGCCGAGATAAGAATTTCCCACAAGCAAAAAGGAGAGGGAGCCATCAAGGCCCCAGGTCAGAAGCACTTGGTGGAGGGGATACAGGGCTCGAAACATCCCGGCCTGGAATGAAGAGTGTTCCTCCTCAGGAGGTAGCATTAGAGGAGGTGCTTGGGAGCAAGTCTTCCCAGACCCTGGCACAGCAGGGGTTGTCTCCCCTTGAAAGACttctcagaataaaaatgaagCGCTTCTTTCGATGGATTTGCCCTGGGGTAAAATGTGaacaagaaaattcccaggaAAAGTGTAGCCCCTTATCATCTGCAGGGAGCAGAGGCCCAGATAAAAGTACAAGGGCTTTCACTGGGGCGATCAAAGGCCCAAAAGTCATGACAGGCATGGGGAAGTTTCTACAGGAGAAACTGGGGCGTCGGCATACAACAGATATGCCCTGCACCCAAGAGCGCCTTCCTTCCCCAGTGAAGCTTGGGCAAGCCCAGCAGAAGGCACAAGTACGAGCCCAGGCAGGGCTCATCAGGAGGCATCCTTTCAACTCCAGGCCTCCCTGCTGTAAAGTGACAAAGTCATGCCAACAAGCTTCTGGCTTTGCTGGCCAGAGCTCTACTCGTCTTAGACACATCCAAGACAGGGACAGACAACCCCACCAGAAAGCTGGGTCATTGAAGGAACAGTTGTTATATCAGAAGCGCTTCCAATCCAGGCCCTGCAGGGAGACTATGCCCCATCCAAGCCCAGGCCAGAGTTCTACAAGTCTTAGACAAACCAGAGACAAGGGGAGACAACCCCAGAAAGCTACAGCATTTAAGGAGCAGAGCTCATGTGAGAAGAATCCTTGATCCATGCCCCACAGGGAGGCTGTGCCCCATCCAAGCCACACCTACCAGCATCATGGTGGCCAGGGGCATCAGGCTGCTCTCACCCCTGCTGAATGCATGGCTTCAGAGATGGGTCTCTATTACTGA